From one Electrophorus electricus isolate fEleEle1 chromosome 20, fEleEle1.pri, whole genome shotgun sequence genomic stretch:
- the myog gene encoding myogenin yields the protein MPLLQLVWSSCHPQIFLGTSLGIHAQCARRHTPRRTYDANPARRTRAAGATGVRGAAVAEMELFETNPYFFPDQRFYEGADTFFPSRLSGGFEQGGYQERGGVVGLCADSRLLPGGAAGPEDKLSPAPALGLPLSPGQEQLHCPGSCLPWACKVCKRKSVSVDRRRAATLREKRRLKKVNEAFEALKRSTLMNPNQRLPKVEILRSAIQYIERLQALVSSFNQQEHEQTGLPYRGSAPQRVSSSSEQGSGSTCCSSPEWSSASEHCGPAYNSTHEDLLNEDSSDHANLRSLTSIVDSITGSEATPVAYSVDIK from the exons ATGCCACTGCTGCAGTTGGTGTGGAGCAGTTGTCACCCACAGATCTTTCTCGGCACGAGCTTGGGGATCCACGCGCAGTGTGCACGCCGCCACACACCCCGCAGGACGTACGACGCGAACCCGGCACGGAGGACGAGAGCCGCTGGAGCCACCGGAGTGCGCGGCGCAGCTGTTGCCGAGATGGAGCTTTTCGAGACCAACCCGTACTTCTTCCCCGACCAGCGCTTTTATGAAGGCGCCGACACCTTCTTCCCCTCCCGGCTGAGCGGGGGCTTCGAGCAGGGTGGATACCAGGAGAGGGGCGGCGTGGTGGGGCTGTGCGCGGACAGCAGGCTGCTACCTGGAGGCGCGGCAGGGCCCGAGGACAAGCTGTCTCCGGCGCCGGCGCTGGGCCTGCCGCTCTCGCCCGGCCAGGAGCAGCTGCACTGCCCGGGCAGCTGCCTGCCATGGGCCTGTAAGGTGTGTAAGCGCAAGTCCGTCAGCGTGGACCGACGGAGGGCGGCCACGCTGCGGGAGAAGAGGAGGCTGAAGAAGGTGAACGAGGCGTTTGAGGCGCTCAAACGCAGCACTCTGATGAACCCCAACCAGCGGCTGCCCAAGGTGGAGATTCTACGTAGCGCCATCCAGTACATCGAGAGGCTCCAGGCGCTGGTCAGCTCCTTCAACCAGCAGGAACATGAGCAGACTGGACTTCCCTACCGGGGCTCGGCGCCGCAGAGG GTGTCCTCCTCCAGTGAGCAGGGCTCCGGCAGCACCTGCTGTAGCAGCCCGGAGTGGAGCAGTGCGTCGGAACACTGTGGCCCCGCCTACAACTCCACCCATGAAG aTCTTCTGAACGAAGACTCTTCAGATCATGCCAACCTGAGGTCTCTGACATCTATTGTAGACAGCATCACAGGCTCAGAGGCCACACCAGTCGCATACTCAGTGGACATTAAATGA